One stretch of Mus pahari chromosome 15, PAHARI_EIJ_v1.1, whole genome shotgun sequence DNA includes these proteins:
- the Neto1 gene encoding neuropilin and tolloid-like protein 1 isoform X5 → MIYGRSLFHIIASLIILHSSGATKKGTEKLITPETQKSVQCGTWTKHAEGGIFTSPNYPSKYPPDRECVYIIEAAPRQCIELYFDEKYSIEPSWECKFDHIEVRDGPFGFSPIIGRFCGQQNPPVIKSSGRFLWIKFFADGELESMGFSARYNFTPGAAQSEETL, encoded by the exons ATGATCTATGGACGCAGTTTGTTTCACA ttaTAGCAAGTTTAATCATCCTCCATTCTTCTGGAGCAACCAAGAAAGGAACAG AAAAACTAATCACCCCAGAAACACAGAAGTCAGTGCAGTGTGGAACGTGGACAAAGCATGCAGAGGGAGGCATCTTTACCTCTCCCAATTATCCCAGCAAATATCCCCCAGACCGAGAGTGTGTCTACATCATAGAAG CTGCCCCAAGGCAGTGCATTGAACTTTACTttgatgaaaaatactcaatCGAACCATCTTGGGAGTGCAAATTTGATCATATTGAAGTTCGAGATGGACCCTTTGGCTTTTCTCCAATAATTGGAAGGTTCTGTGGTCAACAGAACCCACCTGTAATAAAATCTAGTGGAAGATTTCTGTGGATTAAATTTTTTGCTGATGGCGAGCTGGAGTCTATGGGATTTTCAGCTCGATATAATTTCACACCTG GAGCAGCTCAGTCAGAAGAAACCTTGTGA